In Oryza brachyantha chromosome 1, ObraRS2, whole genome shotgun sequence, the following are encoded in one genomic region:
- the LOC107304772 gene encoding protein SPEAR3-like isoform X2, translating to MSGSNFGDSMGWGNSGRSSPAGSSRKGKRGGGGGGAADKPKQPQRGLGVAQLEKIRLQSEMAEYFSPLGQQPGSLVHRTGSLNLMAYGERGDVRYSEFQTPIIRSPSSSNIYGAPHYAHPNITLPLFEPEESARLKGHHDRSHSADSTSMNSDDPQDVDLELKL from the exons ATGAGTGGGAGCAACTTTGGGGACAGCATGGGGTGGGGCAACAGCGggaggtcgtcgccggcggggtcCTCCAGGAAGGGCaagaggggaggcggcggcggcggcgccgccgacaaGCCGAAGCAGCCGCAGCGAGGGCTCGGCGTGGCGCAGCTGGAGAAGATCAGGTTGCAGAGCGAAATGGCCGAGTACTTCAGCCCTCTAGGCCAGCAGCCGGGAAGCTTAGTCCACAGAACCGGTAGCCTTAACTTG ATGGCAtatggagaaagaggagacGTACGATACAGTGAATTCCAAACTCCCATCATCAG ATCACCAAGCAGCAGTAACATATATGGTGCCCCGCATTACGCACATCCTAACATCACATTGCCACTCTTCGAACCAGAG GAGTCAGCTCGCTTGAAGGGACACCATGACCGAAGCCACTCGGCAGATTCGACAAGCATGAACTCTGACGATCCACAGGATGTGGACCTCGAGCTCAAGCTATGA
- the LOC107304772 gene encoding protein SPEAR3-like isoform X1, with amino-acid sequence MSGSNFGDSMGWGNSGRSSPAGSSRKGKRGGGGGGAADKPKQPQRGLGVAQLEKIRLQSEMAEYFSPLGQQPGSLVHRTGSLNLEDARASTSSLSSSPSSPFHATAVSSSSQFPIHPNLAMAYGERGDVRYSEFQTPIIRSPSSSNIYGAPHYAHPNITLPLFEPEESARLKGHHDRSHSADSTSMNSDDPQDVDLELKL; translated from the exons ATGAGTGGGAGCAACTTTGGGGACAGCATGGGGTGGGGCAACAGCGggaggtcgtcgccggcggggtcCTCCAGGAAGGGCaagaggggaggcggcggcggcggcgccgccgacaaGCCGAAGCAGCCGCAGCGAGGGCTCGGCGTGGCGCAGCTGGAGAAGATCAGGTTGCAGAGCGAAATGGCCGAGTACTTCAGCCCTCTAGGCCAGCAGCCGGGAAGCTTAGTCCACAGAACCGGTAGCCTTAACTTG GAGGATGCACGGGCGTCCACATCCTCGCTGTCGTCGTCCCCATCGTCTCCCTTCCATGCTACCGCTGTTAGCTCGTCGTCTCAGTTCCCAATCCATCCAAATCTTGCG ATGGCAtatggagaaagaggagacGTACGATACAGTGAATTCCAAACTCCCATCATCAG ATCACCAAGCAGCAGTAACATATATGGTGCCCCGCATTACGCACATCCTAACATCACATTGCCACTCTTCGAACCAGAG GAGTCAGCTCGCTTGAAGGGACACCATGACCGAAGCCACTCGGCAGATTCGACAAGCATGAACTCTGACGATCCACAGGATGTGGACCTCGAGCTCAAGCTATGA